The following coding sequences lie in one Arabidopsis thaliana chromosome 3, partial sequence genomic window:
- a CDS encoding Aldolase-type TIM barrel family protein (Aldolase-type TIM barrel family protein; FUNCTIONS IN: tRNA dihydrouridine synthase activity, FAD binding, catalytic activity; INVOLVED IN: regulation of nitrogen utilization, oxidation reduction, tRNA processing, metabolic process; EXPRESSED IN: 22 plant structures; EXPRESSED DURING: 13 growth stages; CONTAINS InterPro DOMAIN/s: Aldolase-type TIM barrel (InterPro:IPR013785), tRNA-dihydrouridine synthase (InterPro:IPR001269), tRNA-dihydrouridine synthase, conserved site (InterPro:IPR018517); BEST Arabidopsis thaliana protein match is: FMN-linked oxidoreductases superfamily protein (TAIR:AT5G67220.1); Has 30201 Blast hits to 17322 proteins in 780 species: Archae - 12; Bacteria - 1396; Metazoa - 17338; Fungi - 3422; Plants - 5037; Viruses - 0; Other Eukaryotes - 2996 (source: NCBI BLink).), whose protein sequence is MRTPTQCSPSTVASGTSEFVEKGTDNVVFSTCDEEKSRVVFQMGTSDAVRALKASEIVCNDVATIDINMGCPKAFSIQGGMGAALLSKPELIHDILATLKRNLDVPVTCKIRLLKSPADTVELARRIEKLGVPALAVHGRKIADRPRDPAKWDEIADVVAALSIPVIANGDVLEYDDFSRIKTATGAASVMVARGAMWNASIFSPKGKSHWEDVKKKYLRKSILWNNDVKSTKYTIKEMIAHHSCLELPEGKSINKADTLEDLARLYDLEDYFWTVKNIGPLTHNLNHVL, encoded by the exons ATGCGAACGCCGACTCAATG TTCTCCCTCTACAGTTGCTTCTGGGACATCTGAGTTTGTGGAGAAAGGAACAGATAATGTAGTCTTTAGCACatgtgatgaagaaaaaagtaggGTTGTTTTTCAGATGGGAACTTCTGATGCTGTTAGGGCTCTAAAGGCTTCTGAGATTGT GTGTAATGACGTTGCAACTattgatattaatatgggTTGCCCCAAGGCATTCTCTATCCAAGGTGGAATGGGTGCTGCTTTGTTAAGTAAACCCGAGCTAATTCATGAT ATTTTGGCAACACTTAAGAGGAACTTAGACGTACCGGTTACTTGCAAGATTCGTCTATTAAAATCACCAGCAGATACTGTTGAATTGGCTAGGAGAATCGAGAAACTTGGTGTACCAGCTCTTGCTGTACATGGGAG GAAAATTGCAGACAGGCCAAGAGATCCTGCTAAATGGGATGAGATTGCAGATGTGGTGGCAGCATTATCCATTCCCGTCATTGCAAATGGCGATGTTTTAGAATATGATGATTTTTCTCGCATTAAAACCGCAACAG GCGCTGCATCAGTTATGGTTGCAAGAGGAGCTATGTGGAATGCTTCAATTTTCTCTCCAAAAGGAAAATCACACTGGGAAgatgtgaaaaagaaatacCTTAGAAAG AGCATCTTGTGGAATAACGATGTTAAGAGCACGAAATACACGATAAAGGAGATGATAGCGCATCATTCTTGTCTTGAACTACCGGAAGGGAAGTCTATCAACAAAGCAGACACTTTAGAAGATTTAGC GCGGCTTTACGATTTAGAAGATTACTTTTGGACAGTGAAGAACATTGGTCCACTGACACATAACTTAAACCATGTTTTATGA
- a CDS encoding Aldolase-type TIM barrel family protein, with protein MRTPTQCSPSTVASGTSEFVEKGTDNVVFSTCDEEKSRVVFQMGTSDAVRALKASEIVCNDVATIDINMGCPKAFSIQGGMGAALLSKPELIHDILATLKRNLDVPVTCKIRLLKSPADTVELARRIEKLGVPALAVHGRKIADRPRDPAKWDEIADVVAALSIPVIANGDVLEYDDFSRIKTATGAASVMVARGAMWNASIFSPKGKSHWEDVKKKYLRKSILWNNDVKSTKYTIKEMIAHHSCLELPEGKSINKADTLEDLA; from the exons ATGCGAACGCCGACTCAATG TTCTCCCTCTACAGTTGCTTCTGGGACATCTGAGTTTGTGGAGAAAGGAACAGATAATGTAGTCTTTAGCACatgtgatgaagaaaaaagtaggGTTGTTTTTCAGATGGGAACTTCTGATGCTGTTAGGGCTCTAAAGGCTTCTGAGATTGT GTGTAATGACGTTGCAACTattgatattaatatgggTTGCCCCAAGGCATTCTCTATCCAAGGTGGAATGGGTGCTGCTTTGTTAAGTAAACCCGAGCTAATTCATGAT ATTTTGGCAACACTTAAGAGGAACTTAGACGTACCGGTTACTTGCAAGATTCGTCTATTAAAATCACCAGCAGATACTGTTGAATTGGCTAGGAGAATCGAGAAACTTGGTGTACCAGCTCTTGCTGTACATGGGAG GAAAATTGCAGACAGGCCAAGAGATCCTGCTAAATGGGATGAGATTGCAGATGTGGTGGCAGCATTATCCATTCCCGTCATTGCAAATGGCGATGTTTTAGAATATGATGATTTTTCTCGCATTAAAACCGCAACAG GCGCTGCATCAGTTATGGTTGCAAGAGGAGCTATGTGGAATGCTTCAATTTTCTCTCCAAAAGGAAAATCACACTGGGAAgatgtgaaaaagaaatacCTTAGAAAG AGCATCTTGTGGAATAACGATGTTAAGAGCACGAAATACACGATAAAGGAGATGATAGCGCATCATTCTTGTCTTGAACTACCGGAAGGGAAGTCTATCAACAAAGCAGACACTTTAGAAGATTTAGCGTAA
- a CDS encoding Aldolase-type TIM barrel family protein, with product MDYQNKLVLAPMVRVGTLSFRMLAAEYGADITYGEEIIDHKLVKCERRLNVASGTSEFVEKGTDNVVFSTCDEEKSRVVFQMGTSDAVRALKASEIVCNDVATIDINMGCPKAFSIQGGMGAALLSKPELIHDILATLKRNLDVPVTCKIRLLKSPADTVELARRIEKLGVPALAVHGRKIADRPRDPAKWDEIADVVAALSIPVIANGDVLEYDDFSRIKTATGAASVMVARGAMWNASIFSPKGKSHWEDVKKKYLRKSILWNNDVKSTKYTIKEMIAHHSCLELPEGKSINKADTLEDLA from the exons atggaTTATCAGAACAAGCTTGTTCTTGCTCCCATGGTTCGTGTG GGAACGCTCTCTTTCAGGATGTTGGCGGCGGAATACGGCGCCGATATCACATACGGTGAAGAGATTATTGATCATAAGCTTGTTAAATGCGAACGCCGACTCAATG TTGCTTCTGGGACATCTGAGTTTGTGGAGAAAGGAACAGATAATGTAGTCTTTAGCACatgtgatgaagaaaaaagtaggGTTGTTTTTCAGATGGGAACTTCTGATGCTGTTAGGGCTCTAAAGGCTTCTGAGATTGT GTGTAATGACGTTGCAACTattgatattaatatgggTTGCCCCAAGGCATTCTCTATCCAAGGTGGAATGGGTGCTGCTTTGTTAAGTAAACCCGAGCTAATTCATGAT ATTTTGGCAACACTTAAGAGGAACTTAGACGTACCGGTTACTTGCAAGATTCGTCTATTAAAATCACCAGCAGATACTGTTGAATTGGCTAGGAGAATCGAGAAACTTGGTGTACCAGCTCTTGCTGTACATGGGAG GAAAATTGCAGACAGGCCAAGAGATCCTGCTAAATGGGATGAGATTGCAGATGTGGTGGCAGCATTATCCATTCCCGTCATTGCAAATGGCGATGTTTTAGAATATGATGATTTTTCTCGCATTAAAACCGCAACAG GCGCTGCATCAGTTATGGTTGCAAGAGGAGCTATGTGGAATGCTTCAATTTTCTCTCCAAAAGGAAAATCACACTGGGAAgatgtgaaaaagaaatacCTTAGAAAG AGCATCTTGTGGAATAACGATGTTAAGAGCACGAAATACACGATAAAGGAGATGATAGCGCATCATTCTTGTCTTGAACTACCGGAAGGGAAGTCTATCAACAAAGCAGACACTTTAGAAGATTTAGCGTAA
- a CDS encoding Aldolase-type TIM barrel family protein, with amino-acid sequence MDYQNKLVLAPMVRVGTLSFRMLAAEYGADITYGEEIIDHKLVKCERRLNVASGTSEFVEKGTDNVVFSTCDEEKSRVVFQMGTSDAVRALKASEIVCNDVATIDINMGCPKAFSIQGGMGAALLSKPELIHDILATLKRNLDVPVTCKIRLLKSPADTVELARRIEKLGVPALAVHGRKIADRPRDPAKWDEIADVVAALSIPVIANGDVLEYDDFSRIKTATGTHDTLIEFRFMRLANIALQHFLSAMC; translated from the exons atggaTTATCAGAACAAGCTTGTTCTTGCTCCCATGGTTCGTGTG GGAACGCTCTCTTTCAGGATGTTGGCGGCGGAATACGGCGCCGATATCACATACGGTGAAGAGATTATTGATCATAAGCTTGTTAAATGCGAACGCCGACTCAATG TTGCTTCTGGGACATCTGAGTTTGTGGAGAAAGGAACAGATAATGTAGTCTTTAGCACatgtgatgaagaaaaaagtaggGTTGTTTTTCAGATGGGAACTTCTGATGCTGTTAGGGCTCTAAAGGCTTCTGAGATTGT GTGTAATGACGTTGCAACTattgatattaatatgggTTGCCCCAAGGCATTCTCTATCCAAGGTGGAATGGGTGCTGCTTTGTTAAGTAAACCCGAGCTAATTCATGAT ATTTTGGCAACACTTAAGAGGAACTTAGACGTACCGGTTACTTGCAAGATTCGTCTATTAAAATCACCAGCAGATACTGTTGAATTGGCTAGGAGAATCGAGAAACTTGGTGTACCAGCTCTTGCTGTACATGGGAG GAAAATTGCAGACAGGCCAAGAGATCCTGCTAAATGGGATGAGATTGCAGATGTGGTGGCAGCATTATCCATTCCCGTCATTGCAAATGGCGATGTTTTAGAATATGATGATTTTTCTCGCATTAAAACCGCAACAGGTACACATGATACACTTATTGAATTCAGATTCATGAGACTTGCAAATATAGCCCTACAACATTTTTTATCTGCCATGTGCTAA
- a CDS encoding FAD-binding protein (unknown protein; FUNCTIONS IN: molecular_function unknown; INVOLVED IN: biological_process unknown; LOCATED IN: cellular_component unknown; Has 30201 Blast hits to 17322 proteins in 780 species: Archae - 12; Bacteria - 1396; Metazoa - 17338; Fungi - 3422; Plants - 5037; Viruses - 0; Other Eukaryotes - 2996 (source: NCBI BLink).), with protein METRIELKKKISEIFKDFMTVITQLEELGNAANNFLLRFQQGLSFLQRPPIVTSSKLIENIIKKNETRRLKSYIEAGCINIHDAAQSTRALHTSLSGLSDHLIKAKNLLIELERLTDEAALAIESATQLDKDSSDGLQQVTCDEENETVQLPQGPEVTEYAALIAVIYSMMKQNYVMQDKIVRSLSLKSSSGELETYSLMWSLRPFVEDEIVNRAWKWIY; from the exons ATGGAAACGAGAATagaactgaagaagaaaatttccGAGATTTTCAAAGACTTTATGACAGT AATCACGCAGCTTGAAGAACTAGGGAATGCTGCAAACAACTTTCTTCTACGGTTTCAGCAAGGACTAA GTTTTCTTCAACGCCCTCCAATAGTTACTTCGTCCAAGTTGATTGAGAACATTATCAAGAAGAATGAAACAAGGCGGCTTAAATCATATATCGAGGCAGGATGTATTAATATCCATGATGCTGCACAAAGCACAAGAGCTT TGCATACATCTCTATCAGGACTTTCTGACCACCTAATCAAAG CCAAAAACTTGTTGATTGAGCTGGAACGTCTCACTGATGAGGCCGCCCTTGCAATTGAGTCTGCCACACAGCTAGATAAAGACTCAAGTGATGGATTGCAACAAGTAACATGTGATGAG GAGAACGAGACTGTACAATTACCTCAAGGACCTGAAGTTACAGAGTACGCTGCACTTATTGCAGTTATTTACAGTATGATGAAGCAGAACTATGTTATGCAG GATAAGATTGTGAGATCGCTTAGTTTGAAGTCATCATCTGGTGAGCTAGAGACTTACAGTCTGATGTGGTCATTGCGCCCGTTTGTAGAAGATGAGATTGTGAACAGAGCATGGAAATGGATATactaa
- a CDS encoding FAD-binding protein, with the protein MQILVYLKQCYLCSFRLKDEDMETRIELKKKISEIFKDFMTVITQLEELGNAANNFLLRFQQGLSFLQRPPIVTSSKLIENIIKKNETRRLKSYIEAGCINIHDAAQSTRALHTSLSGLSDHLIKAKNLLIELERLTDEAALAIESATQLDKDSSDGLQQVTCDEENETVQLPQGPEVTEYAALIAVIYSMMKQNYVMQDKIVRSLSLKSSSGELETYSLMWSLRPFVEDEIVNRAWKWIY; encoded by the exons ATGCAAATACTTGTTTACTTGAAACAATGTTACTTGTGTTCTTTTAGACTGAAAGACGAGGACATGGAAACGAGAATagaactgaagaagaaaatttccGAGATTTTCAAAGACTTTATGACAGT AATCACGCAGCTTGAAGAACTAGGGAATGCTGCAAACAACTTTCTTCTACGGTTTCAGCAAGGACTAA GTTTTCTTCAACGCCCTCCAATAGTTACTTCGTCCAAGTTGATTGAGAACATTATCAAGAAGAATGAAACAAGGCGGCTTAAATCATATATCGAGGCAGGATGTATTAATATCCATGATGCTGCACAAAGCACAAGAGCTT TGCATACATCTCTATCAGGACTTTCTGACCACCTAATCAAAG CCAAAAACTTGTTGATTGAGCTGGAACGTCTCACTGATGAGGCCGCCCTTGCAATTGAGTCTGCCACACAGCTAGATAAAGACTCAAGTGATGGATTGCAACAAGTAACATGTGATGAG GAGAACGAGACTGTACAATTACCTCAAGGACCTGAAGTTACAGAGTACGCTGCACTTATTGCAGTTATTTACAGTATGATGAAGCAGAACTATGTTATGCAG GATAAGATTGTGAGATCGCTTAGTTTGAAGTCATCATCTGGTGAGCTAGAGACTTACAGTCTGATGTGGTCATTGCGCCCGTTTGTAGAAGATGAGATTGTGAACAGAGCATGGAAATGGATATactaa
- a CDS encoding P-loop containing nucleoside triphosphate hydrolases superfamily protein (P-loop containing nucleoside triphosphate hydrolases superfamily protein; FUNCTIONS IN: microtubule motor activity, ATP binding; INVOLVED IN: microtubule-based movement; EXPRESSED IN: 22 plant structures; EXPRESSED DURING: 13 growth stages; CONTAINS InterPro DOMAIN/s: Kinesin, motor region, conserved site (InterPro:IPR019821), Kinesin, motor domain (InterPro:IPR001752); BEST Arabidopsis thaliana protein match is: ATP binding microtubule motor family protein (TAIR:AT1G18550.1); Has 11521 Blast hits to 10970 proteins in 399 species: Archae - 16; Bacteria - 121; Metazoa - 4988; Fungi - 1461; Plants - 1855; Viruses - 76; Other Eukaryotes - 3004 (source: NCBI BLink).), with amino-acid sequence MPSIRAPAAKKTTTLTVAVKCRPLMEKERGRDIVRVNNSKEVVVLDPDLSKDYLDRIQNRTKEKKYCFDHAFGPESTNKNVYRSMSSVISSVVHGLNATVFAYGSTGSGKTYTMVGTRSDPGLMVLSLNTIFDMIKSDKSSDEFEVTCSYLEVYNEVIYDLLEKSSGHLELREDPEQGIVVAGLRSIKVHSADRILELLNLGNSRRKTESTEMNGTSSRSHAVLEIAVKRRQKNQNQVMRGKLALVDLAGSERAAETNNGGQKLRDGANINRSLLALANCINALGKQHKKGLAYVPYRNSKLTRILKDGLSGNSQTVMVATISPADSQYHHTVNTLKYADRAKEIKTHIQKNIGTIDTHMSDYQRMIDNLQSEVSQLKTQLAEKESQLSIKPFERGVERELSWLDGLSHQISENVQDRINLQKALFELEETNLRNRTELQHLDDAIAKQATEKDVVEALSSRRQVILDNIRDNDEAGVNYQRDIEENEKHRCELQDMLNEAINNNGNKTYLHILNQYKLLGMGNTELQFEMAMRDQIIYNQREAQRNLWNLLMGLGVEEKQVFDLAAKQGITIEDWSSIALFPGLPYRKQTPSFIPANIPFVGHSYSKSSCTFQSYQDPSSKGQQWAPTPTLCREEHHSSYYFMRQEPPAFVNLRKSHDGWVGGSRPASRIDTGGNHRRVSYPQTVNNSSPRMASGPTFYQTPQREMLLNTTSPYSSPRVGLINGATTPSVQPFYGSPRAVTVRNGSYNTPLAPAAVSTKGARNQQRVFGTSPLSGTKGVKNSSYGQNSHTKLYRGGGTKGHSKGNNTQRQHQ; translated from the exons ATGCCAAGCATTAGAGCTCCAGCTGCGAAGAAGACCACTACACTCACG GTTGCTGTGAAATGTAGACCGTTAATGGAGAAAGAACGTGGTAGAGACATTGTTCGAGTGAATAACTCTAAG GAAGTGGTTGTGTTAGACCCAGACTTATCCAAGGATTATCTTGACCGAATTCAGAATCGGactaaagagaagaaatattgttttgatCATGCTTTTGGACCTGAGAGCACCAACAAG AATGTGTATAGGAGTATGTCTTCTGTGATCTCTAGTGTTGTTCATGGACTCAATGCTACAGTTTTTGCCTATGGTTCCACTGGAAG TGGCAAAACATATACAATGGTTGGAACTCGAAGTGATCCTGGATTGATGGTTCTCAGCTTGAATACTATTTTTGATATGATCAAGAGTGACAAGAGCTCAGATGAGTTTGAAGTGACTTGCTCATATCTTGAAGTTTACAATGAA GTTATCTACGATCTGCTTGAAAAATCCTCTGGTCATTTAGAGCTTAGAGAGGATCCAGAGCAGGGAATAGTAGTTGCAGGCCTGCGATCAATAAAG GTCCATTCTGCTGATAGGATTCTTGAGCTGCTGAACTTGGGGAACAGTAGACGAAAAACTGAGAGCACAGAGATGAATGGAACATCATCAAG GTCTCATGCAGTTCTAGAGATTGCAGTCAAAAGAAggcaaaagaatcaaaatcaagtcATGAGAGGGAAACTCGCCCTTGTAGATCTTGCTGGGAGTGAAAGAGCTGCTGAGACAAACAATGGAGGTCAAAAATTGAGGGATGGAGCAAATATCAATCGCTCACTCCTTGCACTAGCAAATTGCATAAATGCTTTGGGGAAGCAACACAAAAAGGGTCTTGCTTATGTACCATACCGAAACAG CAAACTTACGCGGATTCTCAAAGATGGTCTGAGTGGGAACTCCCAGACAGTGATGGTTGCAACTATATCACCTGCTGATAGTCAGTATCATCATACTGTAAACACATTGAAATATGCTGACCGAGCAAAAGAGATTAAGACACACATCCAG aaaaatattggTACCATCGATACTCATATGTCAGACTACCAACGAATGATCGACAATCTTCAA AGTGAGGTTTCTCAGCTGAAGACACAACTAGCTGAAAAAGAGTCGCAGCTAAGCATCAAACCTTTTGAAAGAGGTGTTGAACGTGAACTTTCTTGGTTGGATGGTTTAAGCCACCAGATCAGTGAAAATGTTCAAGACCGTATAAACTTACAGAAGGCGTTATTTGAGCTTGAGGAAACTAACCTCAGAAATCGCACTGAACTTCAGCATCTTGATGATGCAATTGCGAAACAG GCGACAGAGAAAGATGTTGTCGAAGCTCTAAGTAGCAGACGACAAGTAATACTTGATAATATCCGCGACAATGATGAAGCCGGTGTTAACTACCAGAGG gatattgaagaaaatgaaaaacatcGTTGCGAACTACAGGATATGCTCAATGAAGCAATAAATAACAATGGAAACAAAACGTATCTGCATATTCTTAATCAGTATAAGCTCCTG GGGATGGGTAATACGGAACTACAGTTTGAAATGGCAATGAGGGACCAAATTATTTACAACCAAAGGGAAGCCCAGAGAAACCTATGGAATTTGCTCATGGGTTTAGGAGTTGAAGAGAAACAAGTGTTCGATCTCGCTGCAAAACAAGGAATCACAATCGAAGACTGGAGTAGTATAGCGTTGTTTCCAGGACTTCCTTACCGGAAACAGACACCGAGTTTCATACCAGCAAACATCCCTTTCGTGGGCCACTCATATTCTAAATCCTCCTGCACTTTCCAGAGCTATCAAGACCCTTCTTCGAAAGGACAACAATGGGCTCCAACTCCTACTTTATGCAGAGAAGAACACCACAGCTCTTACTACTTCATGAGACAGGAGCCACCAGCATTTGTCAATCTTAGGAAAAGCCACGATGGTTGGGTTGGTGGCAGCAGACCAGCTTCACGGATTGACACAGGAGGCAATCATCGCCGAGTCTCATATCCACAAACTGTGAACAATTCTTCTCCTCGGATGGCCTCAGGTCCTACTTTTTACCAGACTCCTCAAAGG GAAATGTTGCTCAACACAACGAGTCCTTATAGTAGTCCGCGAGTGGGACTCATCAACGGGGCCACCACCCCGTCCGTGCAACCTTTCTATGGAAGTCCTCGTGCCGTGACTGTGAGAAACGGTTCATACAACACTCCACTCGCCCCCGCTGCAGTTTCAACTAAAGGTGCGAGAAACCAACAACGAGTGTTTGGAACGAGCCCACTCTCAGGAACCAAAGGCGTCAAGAACTCTTCATATGGACAGAACAGTCACACAAAGTTGTACAGAGGAGGAGGCACTAAAGGTCACAGTAAAGGAAACAATACTCAACGCCAACACCAATGA